A single genomic interval of Festucalex cinctus isolate MCC-2025b chromosome 16, RoL_Fcin_1.0, whole genome shotgun sequence harbors:
- the c16h4orf54 gene encoding uncharacterized protein C4orf54 homolog: MKTDRSHTMTPPPQPLTLREVTDLLQIVDSDGNSSEFDHLKQDLEDMGQQMSDLGIETDSDECVDEDEDDVTLLTEDESHYITTHAIRLSELSDDHDTDSDTGAGSSSSSTWDMEDGQQVFSFVDYASFNCNGVLMLKRAGDTAISSLHESDPSLQFGASDEGGGQVHLSVNATSRAINDPIQENTVYHAKDARDTSPSTAGGVDGRNIEGLHDRAKGVIPAPGGKLQAKESAEYSSCASSELDDADKEVRNLTARAFKSLSDPYLDAINFSTSSESSTSEHGINRWSTFVDLKYSNVSQSLVSQPTAELERRKNSSDFAEQLNGDGAPHSASSTKKIELMRKFGQGHSGVIRLTETLNFRCNVKSGMSAGERLASVIPNPMGAGSRSSDEVTVNSLQGGRGRGSTAKSNSMESTHKKATFASSVIQNVLSKKMQFEQERRMERGEVREPSHKGDCQRGKGLQRQSSKLSESNSDSAEDFSDIMDCSSRRDSLVKDAQSEAPGKAMDAKRGAIEASKGTLLRSQNSAFRCWRNEELGFPLDHKNHKIPEETPPPEGMGDQYSTSGGKLTKMSHLFVPNIQRVASGSEQDRDLLLGSDHTLNIADSRSAAKSRSPEIKINLQSCNAARLIRTDDSKDHGVLAAALKGESWDKVPHFMVRDIRDGKGKLQTPIHQVRDVRKLVKSSYHLVSVDHKSNFATNSSHQDCRHPTSVSPIVIKCQSVNTNSSKCDLSQDRSSPDGTRSSAMQRVARNVAPGIKDNPPEEMGLRIESRLASNKEKIPEVTDKQQMPNQVALEKLQAAVKTMEQLYVFDKNEWKRKNEPQTLMDSHVLSLIASEENSEEEALRGSVVEKTSRWDSYPCLNRTPPVVAAVSWLRTPGDPDDRPKARLSATSVNSSRKASTGITMGITAKTPQPNNATSVSYNTKTFAPKSPKLPMPLKVYPSKTSGESKEIQSREQNSDNENYLTIPVKSHASGSKEGSSVFTSQSHSTTLPSPIATSGTKGQEEQSLTSSNTAMATNSSDATPTTIYHSMPLSVSANQPQVYCFSPAITPTPVLDPFQATQRKMLLDPTSGSYYLVDTPVQPSTRRLFDPETGHYVEVPIPQPPMTPIPMPISPLALGSATYGHTYMIYPGFMTSPPMISTRTLVQPQMLMESGEKGLPHQCEGMYMETPFYMATGKAASGSPNVVSITRPQQGIPGGKQPVISITSPQGPRIIAPTSFDGTTMSFVVEHR; this comes from the coding sequence ATGAAGACTGACCGAAGCCACACAATGACTCCTCCGCCACAGCCTCTGACCCTCCGGGAGGTGACGGATTTACTCCAAATTGTAGATTCTGATGGGAATTCGAGTGAATTTGACCATTTGAAGCAGGATCTTGAAGACATGGGTCAGCAAATGTCTGATTTGGGGATTGAAACAGACTCAGATGAGTGTGTggacgaggacgaggatgaTGTGACTTTGCTGACCGAGGATGAGTCTCATTACATCACCACACACGCCATCCGGCTCTCCGAGCTGTCCGACGACCACGACACCGACTCGGACACGGGCGccggctcctcctcctcgtccacgTGGGACATGGAGGATGGACAGCAGGTGTTCTCCTTTGTGGATTACGCCTCATTCAACTGCAATGGGGTGCTGATGTTGAAGAGGGCGGGAGACACGGCAATCAGCAGTCTGCATGAAAGCGATCCGTCCTTGCAGTTTGGCGCTAGTGACGAGGGTGGCGGACAGGTCCACCTGTCAGTCAACGCTACTTCCCGGGCTATAAATGACCCTATCCAAGAAAATACTGTTTATCATGCCAAAGACGCCAGAGATACGAGCCCTTCGACGGCGGGGGGAGTGGATGGGAGGAACATCGAGGGACTGCATGATAGGGCGAAGGGTGTCATTCCCGCACCGGGCGGCAAATTGCAAGCAAAGGAAAGCGCCGAGTATTCCAGTTGTGCTTCCAGCGAGCTGGATGACGCTGACAAAGAGGTGCGCAACCTAACGGCCAGAGCCTTCAAGAGCCTGTCTGATCCTTACTTGGATGCCATCAACTTCAGCACCTCCAGTGAGTCTTCCACATCCGAACACGGTATCAACAGATGGTCCACGTTTGTTGACCTGAAGTACTCCAATGTGAGCCAGAGTCTTGTTTCCCAGCCAACAGCTGAGCTGGAAAGGAGGAAAAATAGCAGTGATTTTGCCGAGCAGCTGAATGGGGATGGAGCTCCTCACAGTGCGTCATCTACAAAGAAAATAGAACTAATGAGAAAGTTTGGTCAGGGGCACAGCGGAGTAATAAGGCTCACAGAGACACTGAATTTTCGCTGCAACGTAAAATCGGGAATGTCTGCTGGAGAAAGGCTCGCTAGCGTCATTCCAAACCCCATGGGAGCGGGATCACGTTCCTCGGATGAGGTTACCGTTAACAGTTTGCAGGGCGGCAGGGGTAGAGGGTCCACTGCAAAGTCGAACAGCATGGAGAGCACCCACAAGAAAGCCACCTTCGCGTCCAGTGTGATTCAGAATGTGCTTTCCAAAAAGATGCAGTTTGAGCAGGAGCGCCGGATGGAAAGGGGGGAGGTGAGGGAGCCCAGCCACAAGGGTGACTGCCAAAGGGGCAAGGGTCTGCAAAGACAGAGCTCCAAACTCTCTGAGAGCAACTCCGACAGCGCGGAGGACTTTTCGGACATTATGGATTGCAGCTCGAGAAGGGACTCTCTGGTGAAAGACGCACAGTCAGAGGCGCCGGGTAAAGCGATGGATGCTAAAAGGGGTGCAATAGAAGCGTCCAAAGGGACTTTGCTTCGCAGCCAAAATAGCGCCTTCAGATGCTGGAGGAATGAGGAGCTAGGGTTTCCACTGGATCATAAAAACCATAAAATCCCCGAAGAGACGCCACCTCCAGAGGGGATGGGGGATCAGTACTCGACGAGTGGCGGCAAACTGactaaaatgtcacatttgtttGTGCCAAACATTCAACGTGTGGCCAGTGGTAGCGAGCAGGATAGGGACCTCCTGCTCGGATCTGACCACACTTTAAACATAGCAGACTCCAGGAGTGCCGCCAAGTCCAGATCCccagaaattaaaattaatctccAGAGCTGCAATGCGGCCAGATTGATCAGAACCGATGACTCCAAAGACCATGGGGTTCTGGCTGCAGCTTTGAAGGGTGAGTCCTGGGATAAAGTGCCACATTTTATGGTTCGAGACATTCGAGACGGTAAAGGAAAGCTGCAGACGCCCATACACCAAGTTAGAGATGTACGCAAACTGGTTAAAAGCTCCTATCACTTAGTTTCAGTAGATCATAAATCCAATTTTGCCACCAATAGCAGCCACCAAGATTGTCGACATCCTACATCTGTTTCCCCCATTGTGATAAAATGCCAGTCAGTGAATACGAACAGCAGCAAATGTGACTTATCTCAAGATAGATCATCTCCTGATGGCACCAGAAGTTCAGCAATGCAAAGAGTGGCACGGAACGTGGCCCCGGGGATCAAAGATAATCCCCCAGAAGAGATGGGTTTAAGAATTGAAAGCAGATTGGcttcaaataaagaaaaaatacccGAGGTTACTGATAAACAACAAATGCCAAATCAGGTTGCTTTGGAAAAGCTTCAGGCAGCAGTGAAAACAATGGAGCAGCTTTATGTGTTTGacaaaaatgaatggaaaaggaaaaatgaGCCACAGACCCTGATGGACAGCCATGTACTCTCCCTGATTGCAAGTGAGGAGAACAGTGAGGAAGAAGCACTAAGGGGCTCAGTCGTGGAGAAAACGTCAAGATGGGATTCATATCCCTGCTTGAACAGAACACCACCAGTCGTGGCAGCAGTGAGCTGGCTAAGGACTCCTGGCGACCCAGACGACCGCCCCAAAGCCAGGTTGTCGGCCACTTCTGTCAATTCCAGCCGCAAGGCATCCACAGGTATCACCATGGGTATCACCGCAAAGACTCCGCAGCCGAATAATGCCACATCTGTGTCTTACAACACCAAAACATTTGCCCCCAAGTCGCCAAAATTACCCATGCCCTTAAAAGTGTACCCATCAAAGACAAGCGGCGAGTCAAAAGAAATACAGTCCAGGGAGCAAAACTCTGATAATGAAAACTATCTAACCATTCCGGTCAAGTCTCATGCCAGTGGCAGTAAAGAGGGCTCTTCTGTGTTTACCAGCCAGTCCCACTCAACCACTCTTCCCTCGCCCATCGCTACATCAGGCACTAAGGGCCAGGAGGAGCAGTCCCTGACAAGTTCCAACACTGCTATGGCAACCAATTCATCAGATGCCACCCCCACGACCATTTATCACTCTATGCCCTTGAGTGTGTCTGCAAATCAACCACAGGTATACTGTTTCTCCCCTGCGATCACCCCCACACCTGTGCTCGACCCATTCCAAGCCACACAGAGGAAAATGCTCCTGGATCCCACCAGTGGAAGCTACTACCTAGTAGACACACCGGTCCAACCCTCCACACGCCGCCTCTTCGACCCCGAAACGGGTCACTATGTCGAGGTACCCATACCCCAACCTCCCATGACCCCCATTCCCATGCCAATTTCCCCTTTGGCCCTGGGTTCTGCCACATATGGACACACCTACATGATCTACCCCGGTTTCATGACGTCTCCCCCCATGATTTCGACCCGGACGCTGGTGCAGCCGCAGATGCTGATGGAGAGTGGTGAGAAGGGGCTGCCTCACCAATGTGAGGGCATGTACATGGAGACCCCCTTCTACATGGCCACTGGGAAGGCGGCATCAGGGAGCCCGAATGTGGTCAGCATCACCAGACCACAGCAAGGCATCCCCGGTGGCAAGCAGCCGGTCATCAGCATCACATCGCCGCAGGGGCCGCGGATTATTGCACCAACCTCATTTGATGGGACAACCATGAGCTTTGTGGTGGAGCACAGGTGA